A single Tenacibaculum sp. 190524A02b DNA region contains:
- a CDS encoding RNA methyltransferase, protein MRKLRNNELGRISVEEFKQTSKTPIIVILDNIRSLNNVGSVFRTSDAFLIEKVYLCGITATPPNKEIHKTALGATESVAWEYVENTIDLVEQLKKDDVFVASIEQAENSTMLDTFIPETDQKYAVVFGNEVKGVQQEVVTASNACIEIPQLGTKHSLNISVSCGVVLWDLFSKMKR, encoded by the coding sequence ATGAGAAAACTTAGAAACAACGAATTAGGAAGAATTAGTGTTGAAGAATTTAAACAAACTTCAAAAACACCTATTATAGTGATTTTAGATAATATTAGAAGTTTAAACAATGTAGGTTCTGTTTTTAGAACTTCTGACGCTTTTTTAATTGAAAAAGTTTATTTGTGTGGTATTACAGCTACGCCTCCTAATAAAGAAATTCATAAAACTGCTTTAGGTGCTACAGAATCTGTAGCTTGGGAATACGTTGAAAATACCATTGATTTAGTAGAACAGTTAAAAAAAGATGATGTTTTTGTAGCAAGTATTGAACAGGCAGAAAACAGTACTATGTTAGATACTTTTATTCCTGAAACTGACCAGAAATATGCTGTTGTTTTTGGTAATGAGGTTAAAGGTGTACAACAAGAAGTTGTAACAGCTTCTAATGCGTGTATAGAAATTCCTCAATTGGGTACTAAACACTCTTTAAATATTTCAGTAAGTTGTGGTGTTGTTTTATGGGACTTATTTTCTAAGATGAAACGTTAA
- the mutS gene encoding DNA mismatch repair protein MutS, translating to MAKTKAKKVTPLMQQYNGIKAKYPDAMLLFRVGDFYETFGEDAIKASEVLGIILTKRGAGSESETALAGFPHHSLNTYLPKLVKAGLRVAICDQLEDPKMTKKIVKRGVTELVTPGVALNDDILQSKSNNFLAAVHFGKKLIGISFLDVSTGEFLIAQGNEEYVDKLLQNFSPSEVLVQKQHKQRFLELFTNQFHTFYLEDWVFQKDYGYETLTNHFKVQNLKGFGVDELEHGIVAGGAAMYYLSETQHNKIEHIQSISRIAEDNYVWMDRFTIRNLELYGGNSVNSVSLLNVIDKTISPMGGRLLKRWLALPLKDLDAIKQRHDLVQYLIDNDDFLDTVSYQLKQISDIERLISKVATGKVSPRETILLKNSLKAILPIKEATLSSKNASVKLIGNRLNDCKDLIEKISNTVFEDAPVNINKGNAIASGVSEELDELRNIANSGKEYLDNMVTREVERTGIPSLKIAFNNVFGYYIEVRNTHKDKVPEEWIRKQTLVNAERYITEELKEYESKILGAEEKIQQLETDIFAELVHYVIDFVQPVQQNAQLVAQLDCLLSFATLAIESNYIRPVVDKSTDIEIKNGRHPVIEKQLPIGEEYIANDVVLNRTSQQIIMITGPNMSGKSAILRQTALIVLLAQIGGYVPAESAKIGLVDKIFTRVGASDNISMGESTFMVEMNETASILNNISERSLVLLDEIGRGTSTYDGISIAWAIAEYLHEHPTKAKTLFATHYHELNEMTTTFERIKNFNVSVKELKDSIIFLRKLVEGGSNHSFGIHVAKLAGMPNMVIKRANKILKQLEENHSHKEVEDTLKDIQNEEMQLSFFQLDDPLLEDLREEILDTNIDTLTPIEALMKLNEIKRMLQKK from the coding sequence TTGGCAAAAACAAAGGCAAAAAAGGTAACACCATTAATGCAGCAATACAACGGAATTAAAGCAAAATATCCGGATGCTATGTTACTATTTAGGGTTGGAGATTTTTATGAAACCTTTGGAGAAGATGCAATAAAAGCGTCGGAAGTGTTAGGTATTATTTTAACTAAAAGAGGTGCAGGAAGTGAAAGTGAAACCGCTTTAGCTGGTTTTCCACATCATTCTTTAAATACCTATTTACCTAAATTAGTTAAAGCAGGATTACGCGTGGCAATTTGCGACCAGTTAGAAGATCCTAAAATGACTAAAAAGATTGTAAAACGTGGGGTAACGGAATTAGTTACACCAGGTGTAGCTTTAAATGATGATATTTTACAATCTAAATCTAATAACTTTTTAGCGGCAGTTCATTTTGGAAAAAAACTAATAGGAATTTCTTTTTTAGATGTTTCTACTGGAGAGTTTTTAATTGCCCAAGGAAATGAGGAATATGTAGATAAATTACTTCAGAACTTTTCACCAAGTGAAGTACTTGTACAAAAACAACATAAACAACGTTTTTTAGAATTATTTACCAATCAGTTTCATACATTTTATTTGGAGGATTGGGTATTTCAAAAAGACTATGGCTATGAAACATTAACCAATCATTTTAAAGTACAGAATTTAAAAGGATTTGGAGTTGATGAATTAGAACATGGAATTGTAGCAGGTGGAGCTGCTATGTATTATCTGTCTGAAACGCAACATAATAAAATTGAACACATTCAATCTATAAGTAGAATAGCTGAAGATAATTATGTTTGGATGGATCGTTTTACCATAAGAAACTTAGAGTTGTATGGTGGAAATTCTGTGAATTCGGTATCATTGCTAAACGTTATTGATAAAACCATTTCTCCTATGGGAGGAAGATTATTAAAACGTTGGTTGGCATTACCTTTAAAAGATTTAGATGCTATAAAACAACGTCATGACTTAGTACAATATTTAATTGATAATGATGATTTTTTAGATACGGTAAGTTATCAATTAAAGCAGATTTCTGATATCGAACGTTTAATCTCTAAAGTAGCTACTGGGAAAGTTTCACCTAGAGAAACCATTCTATTAAAAAATTCGTTAAAAGCAATTTTACCCATAAAAGAAGCAACATTAAGTAGTAAAAATGCTTCTGTAAAATTAATAGGGAATAGATTAAATGATTGTAAAGATTTAATCGAAAAAATAAGCAATACTGTTTTTGAAGATGCACCTGTAAATATCAATAAAGGAAATGCTATTGCAAGTGGAGTTTCTGAAGAGTTAGACGAATTAAGAAATATAGCTAATTCAGGTAAAGAATACTTGGATAATATGGTAACCAGGGAAGTAGAACGTACGGGAATTCCTAGTTTAAAAATAGCTTTTAATAACGTTTTTGGTTACTATATTGAAGTAAGGAATACCCATAAAGATAAAGTTCCAGAAGAATGGATTCGTAAACAAACGTTGGTAAATGCGGAACGTTATATTACTGAAGAACTTAAAGAATACGAATCTAAAATATTAGGAGCAGAAGAAAAAATACAACAGTTAGAAACTGATATTTTTGCAGAACTAGTACATTATGTTATTGATTTTGTGCAACCTGTGCAACAAAATGCACAATTAGTAGCACAGTTAGATTGTTTACTGTCTTTTGCAACGTTAGCTATTGAAAGTAATTACATTCGTCCTGTAGTTGATAAATCTACAGATATTGAAATAAAAAATGGACGTCATCCAGTAATTGAAAAACAATTACCTATAGGAGAAGAGTACATTGCCAATGATGTTGTTTTAAATAGAACATCACAACAAATTATTATGATTACTGGGCCTAATATGTCTGGTAAATCGGCAATACTTAGGCAAACCGCATTAATTGTATTATTAGCCCAAATAGGAGGCTATGTTCCTGCTGAAAGTGCTAAAATAGGTTTAGTAGATAAGATTTTTACAAGAGTTGGAGCTAGCGATAATATTTCAATGGGAGAATCAACTTTTATGGTTGAAATGAATGAAACAGCTTCTATATTGAATAATATTTCTGAAAGAAGTTTGGTATTACTTGATGAAATAGGTAGAGGAACTTCTACTTATGATGGAATTTCTATTGCTTGGGCCATTGCCGAGTATTTACATGAACACCCAACCAAAGCAAAAACATTATTTGCTACGCATTACCACGAGTTAAATGAAATGACTACTACGTTTGAGCGTATTAAAAACTTTAATGTATCTGTAAAAGAATTAAAAGATAGTATTATTTTTTTAAGAAAACTAGTAGAAGGCGGAAGCAATCATAGTTTTGGAATTCATGTAGCTAAGTTAGCTGGAATGCCAAATATGGTGATAAAAAGAGCGAATAAAATTTTAAAGCAATTAGAAGAAAATCATTCTCATAAAGAAGTTGAAGACACTCTAAAAGACATTCAAAACGAAGAAATGCAATTAAGTTTCTTCCAATTAGATGACCCTTTATTAGAAGATTTAAGAGAGGAAATCTTAGATACTAATATAGATACTTTAACGCCTATTGAAGCCTTAATGAAGCTTAATGAAATTAAGCGTATGCTACAAAAAAAATAA
- a CDS encoding MFS transporter, with amino-acid sequence MDKKDPYASLRIKEFNIFLLVRFALVFAWSMQFIIIEWQVYSLTKDPWSLGLIGAFEFIPAFSMALFAGHIVDQKEKRNLLALCIGLFSLISLGLFLLTSPDFTIGWSKKTVLYAIYTLVFFGGFLRSFFGPTIFSLIALIVPKKLYPNAATWSSTTWQVSGVLGSAFAGYSIHLLGVNTSLCIVFGLVLFSLLMVFFIKRKPIMNPKKGEPIRKSLAEGISFVFKTKAILGAITLDMISVLFGGAVALLPIFAQDILEVGAKGFGALRAAPAVGAFLTMLVTAYIPISKNAGMKLLTAIFGFGICVIVFGASEIFWVSLLALFFYGVTDGVSMVIRQTILQLKTPDHMRGRVASVNSMFVGSSNELGALESGLTAKLMGTVTAVIFGGTMTLITVVATGIFNPTLRKLDLTKDMEEHEKDD; translated from the coding sequence ATGGATAAAAAAGATCCCTATGCCTCGCTAAGAATTAAAGAGTTTAATATTTTTCTTTTAGTTCGTTTTGCATTAGTATTTGCTTGGTCAATGCAATTTATAATTATTGAATGGCAAGTATATTCATTAACTAAAGACCCATGGAGTTTAGGACTTATTGGTGCATTTGAGTTTATCCCGGCATTTTCAATGGCATTGTTTGCTGGTCATATTGTAGATCAAAAAGAAAAACGGAACTTATTAGCGCTTTGTATAGGACTATTTTCTTTAATTAGTTTAGGATTATTTTTATTAACAAGTCCTGATTTTACAATTGGATGGTCTAAAAAAACAGTATTGTATGCTATTTACACTTTAGTGTTTTTTGGAGGATTTTTAAGATCATTTTTCGGACCAACAATCTTTTCTTTAATAGCCTTAATAGTACCTAAAAAACTATATCCAAATGCAGCAACTTGGAGCAGTACTACTTGGCAAGTATCTGGAGTATTAGGTTCCGCTTTCGCTGGGTATTCTATACACCTTTTAGGCGTAAATACATCGTTATGTATTGTTTTTGGCTTAGTTCTTTTTTCTCTATTAATGGTGTTTTTTATTAAAAGAAAACCTATAATGAATCCTAAAAAAGGAGAACCAATACGAAAAAGTTTAGCAGAAGGAATTTCGTTTGTATTTAAAACAAAAGCCATTTTAGGAGCTATTACTTTAGATATGATTTCTGTTTTATTTGGAGGAGCCGTAGCTTTATTACCCATTTTTGCACAAGACATTTTAGAGGTAGGAGCCAAAGGATTTGGTGCTTTACGTGCGGCACCAGCCGTAGGTGCGTTTTTGACTATGTTGGTAACCGCTTATATTCCGATTAGCAAAAATGCAGGAATGAAATTACTAACCGCAATTTTTGGTTTTGGTATTTGTGTAATTGTATTTGGAGCTTCTGAAATATTTTGGGTTTCTTTATTAGCTTTGTTTTTTTATGGAGTTACAGATGGCGTTTCTATGGTTATACGTCAAACTATATTACAATTAAAAACTCCTGATCACATGCGTGGTAGAGTAGCTTCAGTAAACTCTATGTTTGTAGGATCTTCTAATGAACTAGGTGCTTTAGAAAGCGGTTTAACAGCTAAATTAATGGGTACGGTAACTGCGGTTATTTTTGGAGGAACAATGACCCTAATTACGGTAGTAGCTACAGGAATATTTAATCCAACATTACGTAAGTTAGATTTAACTAAAGATATGGAAGAACATGAAAAAGATGATTAA
- a CDS encoding glycerol-3-phosphate dehydrogenase/oxidase has product MNTFSFFNRANIQQELQNTEFDILIIGGGITGAGIALDAASRGMKVALIEKNDFASGTSSKSTKLIHGGLRYLKQFDFWLVKEVGTERAIVHKLAPHLVIPEKMILPLIEGGTYGSWLTSIGLKVYDVLASVEGDDKRKMLTKEEALEKEPLLPEKILNGAGFYAEYRTDDARLTIELLKTASQYDAHILNYVEANEFIYENKRVVGAKTTNLITLETFDIKAKYVVNAAGPWVDELRQINNSKIGKRLHLTKGVHLVVPHEKLPVKQSVYFDIPDGRMMFAIPRGKVTYFGTTDTNYQLDKDNVETSIVDALYLIEAVNNMFPDITLTLDDIQSSWAGLRPLIHEEGKSASELSRKDEIFVSDTKLISIAGGKLTGYRKMAERIVDLVAKKMRRRFEIEFEPIQTEEIVLSGGPFQNYKSVKLYINQVYKHIKPFGLSEKDASYLVHNYGKQSDIILDKFDELTEEDSLKRLLKAEVWFTVQHEMTCTPTDFFMRRTGRLFFDKPSVDVYKAFVITEFAKYFNWSTKDASKYLNELDSKIATAINFQ; this is encoded by the coding sequence ATGAACACTTTTTCGTTTTTTAACAGAGCTAACATTCAACAAGAACTACAAAATACTGAATTTGATATCCTTATAATTGGTGGAGGAATCACAGGAGCAGGCATTGCTTTAGACGCTGCTTCTAGAGGAATGAAAGTAGCTTTGATTGAAAAAAATGATTTTGCTTCAGGTACTTCTAGTAAATCAACTAAATTAATTCATGGAGGATTACGCTACTTAAAGCAATTTGATTTTTGGTTGGTTAAAGAAGTGGGAACGGAACGTGCCATTGTACACAAGTTAGCACCACATTTAGTTATTCCTGAAAAAATGATTTTACCTTTAATTGAAGGTGGCACATATGGATCCTGGTTAACTTCTATTGGTTTAAAAGTTTATGATGTACTAGCTTCTGTTGAAGGTGATGATAAACGTAAAATGTTAACTAAAGAAGAAGCTTTAGAAAAAGAACCTTTATTGCCTGAAAAAATATTGAACGGAGCTGGTTTTTATGCTGAATATAGAACGGATGATGCCCGTTTAACTATTGAGTTGTTAAAAACTGCTAGTCAATATGATGCTCATATTTTAAATTATGTTGAGGCTAACGAATTTATTTATGAAAATAAACGTGTAGTTGGTGCAAAAACTACTAATCTAATTACCCTTGAAACCTTTGATATTAAAGCCAAATATGTAGTAAATGCTGCTGGACCTTGGGTTGATGAGTTACGTCAAATTAACAACTCTAAAATTGGGAAACGCTTGCATTTAACAAAAGGAGTTCACTTAGTAGTTCCTCATGAAAAATTACCTGTAAAACAATCTGTTTATTTTGATATTCCTGATGGTCGTATGATGTTTGCCATTCCACGTGGAAAAGTAACTTATTTTGGAACTACAGATACCAATTACCAACTAGATAAAGACAATGTAGAAACTAGTATTGTGGATGCTTTGTATTTAATTGAAGCGGTAAATAATATGTTTCCAGATATAACGCTTACCCTAGATGATATTCAATCTTCTTGGGCTGGATTACGTCCGCTTATTCATGAAGAAGGAAAATCTGCTTCTGAACTATCTCGTAAAGATGAAATCTTTGTTTCTGATACGAAGCTTATTTCCATAGCTGGCGGAAAACTTACAGGATATAGAAAAATGGCTGAGCGTATTGTTGATTTGGTAGCTAAAAAAATGCGTAGAAGGTTTGAAATTGAATTTGAGCCTATTCAAACTGAAGAAATTGTACTATCAGGTGGACCATTTCAAAATTACAAATCGGTAAAACTATATATTAATCAAGTATATAAACATATAAAACCTTTTGGTTTATCTGAAAAAGATGCTAGCTATTTAGTTCATAACTATGGAAAACAATCTGATATTATTTTAGATAAGTTTGATGAATTAACAGAAGAAGATAGTTTAAAACGTTTACTAAAAGCTGAAGTTTGGTTTACCGTTCAGCATGAAATGACCTGTACGCCTACTGACTTTTTTATGAGAAGAACTGGACGTTTATTTTTTGACAAACCAAGTGTAGATGTTTATAAAGCTTTTGTTATTACAGAGTTCGCTAAGTACTTTAACTGGAGTACTAAAGATGCTTCAAAATACTTAAATGAATTAGATTCTAAAATAGCTACCGCTATAAATTTTCAGTAA